A single genomic interval of Antarcticibacterium arcticum harbors:
- a CDS encoding polyprenyl synthetase family protein translates to MKVISQIKLPVEKEMELFERKFFESMSSKVALLNRITHFIVNRKGKQMRPMFVFLVAKMVSEGGVNERTYRGASVIELIHTATLVHDDVVDDSNMRRGFFSINALWKNKIAVLVGDYLLSKGLLLSIDNDDFDLLKIISVAVREMSEGELLQIEKARKLDITEDVYYEIIRQKTATLIAACCSLGAASVKPQSVEVEKMRRFGELIGMSFQIKDDLFDYGDEQIGKPTGIDIKEQKMTLPLIYSLNNSSPGKKKWIINSVKNHNKDKNRVKEVITFVKTQGGLDYAISKMKEFQKEALAILNDYPDSPYKDSLILMVNYVIERKK, encoded by the coding sequence ATGAAGGTCATCTCTCAAATAAAATTACCGGTAGAAAAAGAGATGGAACTTTTTGAAAGAAAGTTCTTCGAGTCCATGTCTTCCAAAGTGGCCTTGTTAAACCGAATCACTCATTTCATAGTAAACAGAAAAGGCAAGCAAATGCGGCCTATGTTTGTATTCCTTGTAGCCAAAATGGTTTCTGAAGGGGGTGTGAATGAGCGTACTTATCGGGGAGCTTCGGTTATTGAGCTTATACATACCGCCACCCTGGTACATGATGATGTGGTAGATGATTCCAATATGCGCCGTGGATTCTTCAGCATAAATGCTTTATGGAAAAATAAAATCGCAGTTCTTGTTGGAGATTATCTCCTCTCCAAAGGCTTATTGCTCTCCATAGATAACGATGATTTTGATCTCCTTAAGATCATTTCAGTAGCGGTACGGGAAATGAGCGAAGGGGAGTTGCTCCAAATTGAAAAAGCGCGAAAACTTGATATTACCGAAGATGTTTATTACGAGATCATTCGGCAAAAAACCGCTACCCTTATTGCCGCGTGTTGTAGCCTGGGTGCAGCCTCTGTCAAACCTCAATCGGTTGAGGTGGAGAAAATGAGAAGGTTTGGAGAGCTTATAGGTATGTCTTTCCAAATAAAAGATGATCTCTTTGATTACGGCGATGAACAAATAGGGAAACCTACCGGCATAGATATCAAAGAGCAAAAAATGACACTTCCGCTTATTTATTCATTAAATAATTCTTCTCCCGGGAAAAAGAAATGGATCATTAATTCGGTTAAAAATCATAACAAGGATAAAAACCGTGTAAAAGAAGTGATCACATTTGTAAAAACACAGGGCGGGTTGGATTACGCGATTTCAAAAATGAAGGAATTTCAAAAAGAAGCCCTGGCCATATTAAACGATTACCCTGATTCTCCCTATAAAGATTCCCTTATTTTAATGGTGAATTATGTAATTGAACGAAAAAAATAA
- the rlmN gene encoding 23S rRNA (adenine(2503)-C(2))-methyltransferase RlmN, whose product MKNAKKDIRALTKQQLQDFFVSQGDKSFRGSQVYEWLWSKSAHSFEDMTNISKQTRQMLADNFVINHIRVDQMQRSSDGTIKNAVKLHDNLTVESVLIPTPKRTTACVSSQVGCSLDCKFCATATLKRMRNLNPDEIYDQVVAIDNESRLYFDKPLTNIVFMGMGEPLMNYNNVMKAVEKITSKEGLGMSPKRITISTSGVPKMIKKLADDEAKIKLAVSLHSAIDEVRTTIMPFNETFPLNDLREALEYWYAKTKSRITYEYIVWEGINDKPKDADALVKFCKYVPCKVNLIEYNPIDDGVFQQASSQATHMYQRMLEQNGITVTVRRSRGKDIDAACGQLANKSS is encoded by the coding sequence GTGAAAAATGCAAAGAAAGATATACGGGCCCTGACCAAACAGCAACTGCAGGATTTTTTTGTCTCCCAGGGAGATAAATCCTTTCGCGGTTCACAGGTTTATGAGTGGTTGTGGTCTAAAAGTGCGCATAGTTTTGAAGATATGACCAATATCTCAAAACAAACCCGACAGATGCTGGCCGATAATTTTGTGATCAATCATATACGGGTTGATCAAATGCAGCGAAGCAGCGACGGGACCATAAAAAATGCGGTTAAATTGCATGATAACCTTACCGTTGAATCTGTTTTAATACCCACTCCAAAAAGAACCACGGCATGTGTTTCTTCCCAGGTGGGATGCAGTCTTGATTGTAAATTTTGTGCCACCGCAACTCTTAAACGCATGCGCAACCTTAATCCCGATGAGATCTATGATCAGGTGGTTGCTATAGATAATGAAAGCAGGCTTTATTTTGACAAACCCCTTACCAATATAGTTTTTATGGGAATGGGAGAACCGCTTATGAACTATAACAACGTTATGAAGGCGGTAGAGAAGATTACCTCCAAAGAAGGCCTGGGGATGTCTCCAAAACGTATCACCATTTCTACGTCAGGAGTGCCTAAGATGATTAAAAAACTGGCCGATGATGAGGCTAAAATAAAACTTGCCGTTTCCCTGCATTCTGCAATAGATGAGGTGCGTACCACCATCATGCCCTTTAATGAAACCTTTCCGCTTAATGATCTTCGTGAAGCACTGGAATACTGGTATGCAAAAACAAAGAGCAGGATCACTTATGAATATATTGTTTGGGAAGGTATTAATGATAAACCCAAAGATGCAGATGCCCTGGTAAAATTCTGTAAATACGTACCCTGCAAAGTGAACCTTATTGAATACAATCCCATTGATGACGGGGTTTTCCAGCAGGCATCCTCACAGGCCACCCATATGTATCAACGTATGTTGGAACAAAATGGAATTACTGTTACGGTGAGAAGGTCCAGGGGAAAAGATATAGATGCTGCCTGCGGCCAACTGGCAAACAAATCTTCTTAG
- the queA gene encoding tRNA preQ1(34) S-adenosylmethionine ribosyltransferase-isomerase QueA: protein MKLSQFGFDLPEELLAEYPAENRDEARLMVLNRKEQTIEHKLFKDVLEYFEPNDVMVLNNTKVFPARLYGNKEKTGARIEVFLLRELNAETKLWDVLVDPARKIRIGNKLYFGDDESLVAEVIDNTTSRGRTLRFLYDGSYAEFRKKLEDLGETPLPKYIKREVQPEDQERYQTIYAKKEGAVAAPTAGLHFSKHLLKRLEIKGVEFAEVTLHVGLGTFNPVEVEDLSKHKMDSEEAFIEEKAVLTINKAIKERRRICAVGTTSMRVLESAVSSNHTLNEFSGWTNKFIFPPYDFSIANAMITNFHTPKSTLMMMVSAFAGHDFMKKAYAEAIKEKYKFYTYGDAMLII from the coding sequence ATGAAACTTTCACAATTTGGTTTTGATCTTCCTGAAGAATTATTGGCCGAGTATCCTGCGGAAAACAGGGATGAAGCGCGCTTAATGGTTCTTAACAGAAAAGAGCAAACAATTGAACACAAATTATTTAAAGATGTACTGGAGTATTTTGAGCCAAATGATGTTATGGTTCTTAATAATACCAAGGTATTTCCTGCACGTTTATACGGAAACAAGGAAAAAACCGGTGCGCGTATTGAAGTGTTCTTGTTAAGAGAGTTAAATGCAGAGACTAAATTATGGGATGTACTTGTAGATCCTGCCAGGAAAATAAGAATTGGGAACAAACTTTATTTTGGTGATGATGAGAGTCTTGTGGCAGAGGTTATAGATAATACTACTTCCAGAGGAAGAACACTAAGGTTTTTATACGACGGTTCTTATGCTGAATTCAGAAAAAAACTGGAAGATCTGGGAGAAACTCCATTGCCAAAATATATAAAAAGAGAAGTGCAGCCTGAAGACCAGGAACGTTACCAAACTATTTACGCGAAAAAGGAAGGCGCAGTTGCTGCACCAACCGCGGGATTACACTTTTCCAAGCATCTTCTTAAGAGACTTGAAATAAAGGGGGTGGAATTTGCTGAAGTAACTCTTCACGTAGGCCTGGGAACTTTTAATCCGGTTGAGGTGGAAGACCTTTCAAAGCATAAAATGGACAGTGAGGAAGCGTTTATTGAAGAGAAGGCAGTACTAACTATAAATAAAGCTATCAAGGAACGTCGCAGGATTTGCGCGGTGGGTACAACTTCTATGAGAGTTCTGGAAAGTGCGGTATCTTCAAACCATACGTTGAATGAATTCAGTGGTTGGACCAATAAATTTATTTTTCCTCCTTATGATTTTAGCATTGCCAATGCAATGATCACGAATTTCCATACACCAAAATCAACTTTAATGATGATGGTTTCGGCTTTTGCCGGGCACGATTTTATGAAAAAAGCCTATGCTGAAGCGATCAAGGAAAAATATAAATTCTATACATACGGGGATGCGATGTTGATCATCTAA
- the aroA gene encoding 3-phosphoshikimate 1-carboxyvinyltransferase, protein MNVQLSHSHNTLQGDLEITGSKSESNRMLILQAQFPNIILENLSNSDDTRVLQKALATHTGTVDIHHAGTAMRFLTAYYAALPGSDVILTGSGRMKERPVKLLVDALRSLGADIDYLENEGFPPLKIKGKKFVENTVGLKANISSQYISALMLIAPSLPDGLEIILDGQITSVPYITMTLDLLTSLGIKGTFQDKVIRIEPASTIKNVTIGIESDWSSASYFYSLAAICETAVIRLSNYRSNSLQGDSCLAEIYKHFGVFSRFKGNTLILEKNPCKKPRRIHEDLKNSPDIAQTIAVTCLALGVDCELAGLHTLKIKETDRLVALKTEMEKFGAKVEITQDNLKLKPPAALNKNVLVSTYNDHRMAMAFAPLGLKIPLGVEDADVVSKSYPEFWEHLEKLGFKVEKSR, encoded by the coding sequence ATGAACGTTCAGCTTTCACATTCACATAATACACTACAAGGTGACCTTGAGATCACGGGTTCGAAAAGTGAATCCAACCGCATGTTGATCCTGCAGGCGCAATTTCCAAATATTATCCTTGAAAATCTTTCCAATAGTGATGACACCAGGGTCCTTCAAAAAGCACTGGCTACACATACAGGAACGGTAGATATTCATCATGCCGGTACAGCTATGCGTTTTTTAACCGCATATTATGCAGCTTTGCCCGGCAGCGATGTAATTCTCACCGGGAGTGGCAGGATGAAGGAAAGACCGGTCAAATTGCTGGTAGATGCCCTAAGGAGTTTAGGTGCCGATATAGATTATTTGGAAAATGAAGGTTTTCCTCCCTTAAAAATAAAAGGAAAGAAATTTGTTGAAAATACGGTAGGGTTGAAGGCCAATATAAGCAGCCAGTATATATCTGCCCTAATGTTAATCGCCCCGTCCCTGCCAGATGGGCTAGAGATCATTCTGGACGGCCAGATAACATCTGTACCATATATTACCATGACCCTGGATCTATTAACTTCCCTGGGTATCAAAGGAACTTTTCAAGATAAGGTAATTCGTATAGAACCCGCATCAACCATTAAAAATGTAACTATTGGAATAGAGTCCGACTGGAGCTCGGCTTCCTATTTCTATAGCCTCGCAGCTATCTGTGAAACGGCTGTTATAAGATTGTCAAATTACAGAAGCAATAGCCTGCAGGGAGATTCCTGTCTGGCAGAAATTTATAAACATTTTGGAGTTTTTTCCCGGTTTAAAGGGAATACCCTCATTCTGGAAAAAAATCCCTGTAAAAAGCCAAGGCGCATTCATGAGGATCTTAAAAATTCACCCGATATTGCCCAAACAATTGCCGTAACCTGTCTTGCACTGGGCGTTGATTGTGAACTCGCGGGCCTTCATACCCTTAAGATCAAAGAAACCGACAGGTTGGTGGCCCTTAAAACAGAAATGGAAAAATTTGGGGCAAAGGTTGAGATAACCCAGGATAATTTGAAATTAAAACCCCCTGCGGCTTTGAATAAAAACGTATTGGTTTCTACCTATAACGACCATAGAATGGCAATGGCATTTGCACCGCTCGGTTTAAAGATTCCCCTGGGGGTAGAGGATGCAGATGTTGTATCCAAATCCTATCCCGAATTTTGGGAACACCTCGAAAAACTGGGCTTTAAGGTCGAAAAGTCCCGTTAA
- a CDS encoding nucleotide pyrophosphohydrolase — protein MNIQNAQLAVDEWIKAHGVRYFNELTNMAQLTEEVGEVARIIARRYGEQSEKESDKNKDLGEELADVLFVVLCLANQTGVNLQESFDRKLDIKTKRDHDRHQNNQKLK, from the coding sequence ATGAACATACAAAATGCCCAGCTTGCCGTAGATGAATGGATAAAAGCCCACGGGGTAAGATACTTTAATGAGCTTACCAATATGGCTCAACTCACCGAAGAAGTGGGGGAAGTAGCCAGAATTATTGCACGCCGGTATGGAGAGCAAAGTGAAAAGGAAAGCGACAAAAATAAAGATCTGGGAGAGGAGCTGGCAGATGTTCTTTTTGTAGTGCTTTGTTTAGCCAATCAAACCGGGGTGAACCTGCAGGAATCTTTTGACCGCAAACTGGATATCAAAACCAAACGGGACCACGACCGGCATCAAAATAATCAAAAATTAAAGTAA
- a CDS encoding DUF3857 domain-containing protein, protein MQKFYTTVILSLFFVFSYGQDFKFGKVSKEEVMEKSHPIEKDANAAVLFRNVSTYFEYYPSTGFTLITNVHERIKIYNKEGFDWATREINYYKGANSQETIAGLKGVTYNMVGGKLVEDKLKKDGIFEEDVTKYQLRTKITMPAVNEGSVIEYQYSLRSPFVTTIDDIVLQYTIPINVLDVKITIPEFLGFSRHFNPRSRLVFNVQESRKPFSLTSSSMDRNGFTVVEHSISTSKVEYQQNTYSFVKTAIPALKEESHIDYLSNYGAFIKWELQYTKFPNAIMENLTQTWEGVTKSIFNDGGYDKELSRTNYFQKDLDKLLEGETIPLKKAQKIYAFAKSKVKWNGYLGYEAESGGNKIYKEGEGNIGDINLMLTAMLRYAGLKANPVLVSTVNNGIPLFPTRKGFNYVISSLDLNGERILLDATEENASFGELPKRARNWNGRIIQDKENSDWVDLMPKTQSKNSYSLNIEIDDENNLRGKSTNILTGLYAKSYRDNFKNVNTDSYIEILEKNKGNIEIANVETDGQLLIGSDIKETYTFEIKSGVDKINDKLYIKPLLYLSESDNPFKADKRSHPIIFDFPLRDSRVVNIIIPEGFEVESLPENSIFQLMGESGIFKYLTSQSGKYLRIESVLELKNLVYTPEDYDNLKQFYAYMVEKHSETIVLKKS, encoded by the coding sequence ATGCAAAAATTTTATACCACGGTAATTTTAAGTTTGTTCTTTGTTTTTTCTTATGGCCAGGATTTTAAATTTGGAAAAGTATCCAAAGAAGAGGTGATGGAGAAATCTCATCCAATAGAAAAGGATGCGAATGCCGCTGTTCTTTTCAGGAATGTGAGTACATATTTTGAATATTATCCTTCAACAGGATTTACCCTCATAACAAATGTTCATGAGAGAATAAAAATATATAACAAAGAGGGTTTTGATTGGGCCACAAGGGAAATAAATTATTACAAAGGTGCGAACAGCCAGGAAACTATCGCAGGATTAAAAGGTGTTACCTACAATATGGTGGGTGGCAAGTTGGTGGAAGATAAACTGAAAAAAGACGGTATTTTCGAGGAAGATGTCACAAAATATCAATTAAGAACCAAGATCACCATGCCTGCCGTAAATGAAGGAAGTGTAATAGAGTATCAATATAGCTTAAGGTCTCCTTTTGTGACCACTATTGATGATATCGTCCTGCAATATACCATTCCAATTAATGTTTTGGATGTAAAAATAACAATCCCTGAATTTTTGGGATTCAGCAGGCATTTTAATCCACGTTCCCGACTTGTGTTTAATGTTCAGGAATCCAGGAAACCATTTTCCCTTACTTCATCTTCCATGGATCGAAACGGATTTACGGTGGTAGAGCACAGCATTTCAACTTCAAAAGTAGAATATCAGCAAAATACTTATTCCTTTGTAAAAACAGCTATCCCTGCATTAAAAGAAGAAAGCCATATAGATTATCTTTCTAATTATGGCGCGTTTATAAAATGGGAATTGCAATACACAAAATTCCCCAACGCCATCATGGAAAACCTTACCCAAACCTGGGAAGGTGTTACCAAATCAATTTTTAATGATGGAGGTTATGACAAGGAGCTTAGCCGCACCAATTATTTTCAAAAGGATTTAGATAAGTTGCTTGAGGGAGAAACCATTCCCCTTAAAAAAGCCCAAAAGATCTATGCATTTGCCAAGTCTAAAGTGAAATGGAATGGATATTTGGGTTATGAAGCAGAATCTGGAGGAAATAAAATTTATAAGGAAGGGGAAGGTAACATTGGTGATATTAATTTAATGTTGACTGCAATGTTGAGATATGCAGGTTTAAAAGCCAACCCTGTTTTAGTAAGTACCGTAAACAATGGAATTCCACTTTTCCCAACCCGAAAAGGTTTTAATTATGTAATTTCATCCCTTGATCTAAATGGGGAAAGGATCCTGCTTGATGCCACAGAAGAAAATGCCTCATTTGGGGAACTCCCAAAAAGAGCAAGAAATTGGAATGGCCGTATTATCCAGGATAAGGAAAATTCAGATTGGGTGGATCTAATGCCAAAAACGCAATCCAAAAATTCTTATTCCCTTAATATTGAAATTGATGATGAAAACAACCTACGGGGAAAATCTACCAATATTTTGACAGGATTATATGCAAAATCTTACAGAGATAATTTTAAGAATGTAAATACCGACAGTTATATTGAGATCCTGGAAAAAAATAAAGGGAATATAGAGATTGCGAATGTAGAGACAGATGGTCAATTATTAATAGGTTCCGATATTAAGGAAACCTATACCTTTGAAATCAAAAGCGGAGTTGATAAGATCAATGATAAATTATATATAAAACCTTTATTATATTTATCGGAAAGTGATAATCCTTTCAAAGCAGATAAGAGGTCTCATCCAATTATTTTTGATTTTCCTTTAAGAGATTCAAGAGTAGTAAATATTATAATCCCGGAAGGTTTTGAAGTTGAATCATTACCGGAAAATTCAATATTTCAATTAATGGGTGAATCGGGAATTTTTAAATATTTAACCTCTCAAAGTGGAAAATACTTAAGAATAGAATCTGTTCTTGAACTTAAAAATTTGGTATATACGCCGGAAGATTATGATAATTTGAAACAATTTTATGCATATATGGTTGAAAAACATTCAGAAACTATTGTGCTCAAAAAATCCTGA
- a CDS encoding DUF3857 domain-containing protein yields MKNQTCLVIFLLLLAPVLYGQENVKVSEIPQNLISNANAVLRNEEISIEIEAVDKMNVHIKRSVTILNEYGEIHAGAYQFFDTDRKIKNQQAIIYNAEGKEIKKFKQKDFKERSAVASGTLYSDDRVQYLDYTAQGYPYTIVYESELQTGTTVFIRPWQPVSGYFLSVQKSTYNFKNKPGIPFRLEETNLENIHKNSWDDGFSYTITNVPAYKREYLSPSFEKFVPNLRVALNEFSLVGVKGKAANWQEFGKWQYDYLLAGKDKLPEHTLKKIGTLLEGVTTDLEKAKLIYQYVQDNTRYISVQLGIGGWSPMLPVDVDRLGYGDCKALTNYTKALLDSQEITSHYAVVFGGEERKDLDANFATMQGNHVILNIPQEEEDIWLECTSKTTPFNYLGDFTDNRNVLLIKPDGGEIVKTKAYAFSENLMETHTKIVLEESGDFNATVKRTSGGIPYGNIYHLMSQTRNDQILHYKERWPHLQELDFQTITFENNRQDQKFTELVQFKGKKLTSRLANGFLLGVNFISVATHEVPRINDRKLPFEIERGHSYKDTFEFHLPKGYMAESIPKEENIETEFGIYVVRVKAGEKEGVRTIEVSREYILYEGEWKADKYSDFRDFIKKIDSLNNQKTILVALT; encoded by the coding sequence GTGAAAAATCAAACCTGCCTTGTCATTTTCCTTTTACTCCTTGCGCCCGTTCTATATGGCCAGGAGAACGTTAAGGTCTCAGAAATTCCTCAAAATTTAATATCAAATGCAAATGCCGTTTTAAGAAATGAAGAGATTTCTATTGAGATTGAAGCGGTAGATAAAATGAATGTTCATATAAAACGTAGCGTCACCATATTAAATGAATATGGAGAAATTCATGCAGGAGCGTATCAATTTTTTGATACCGACCGAAAAATTAAAAATCAGCAGGCAATCATTTATAATGCTGAAGGAAAGGAAATAAAGAAATTTAAACAGAAGGATTTTAAAGAACGAAGTGCCGTGGCTTCGGGAACCCTATATTCAGATGACAGGGTGCAATATCTGGATTATACAGCCCAAGGTTATCCCTATACAATAGTATATGAAAGCGAATTGCAAACAGGCACCACTGTATTCATTAGGCCCTGGCAACCCGTTAGTGGATATTTTTTAAGTGTACAAAAATCTACTTATAATTTTAAAAATAAACCGGGGATACCCTTCAGGCTGGAAGAAACAAATCTGGAAAACATTCACAAGAATTCATGGGATGATGGATTTTCTTATACTATAACGAATGTACCCGCTTACAAAAGGGAATATCTAAGCCCTTCTTTTGAAAAATTTGTTCCGAACCTCCGTGTGGCCTTAAATGAATTTTCACTTGTGGGTGTAAAAGGAAAAGCGGCCAACTGGCAGGAGTTCGGAAAATGGCAGTATGATTATCTCCTTGCCGGAAAAGACAAACTCCCGGAACATACTTTAAAAAAGATTGGGACTCTTCTCGAGGGTGTTACCACAGATTTGGAAAAGGCGAAATTGATCTATCAATATGTGCAGGATAACACAAGGTATATAAGTGTGCAATTAGGTATTGGAGGGTGGTCTCCCATGTTACCGGTGGATGTGGACAGGCTGGGATATGGAGATTGTAAAGCTCTCACCAATTACACAAAAGCCCTTCTCGATTCCCAGGAAATAACATCACATTATGCAGTTGTTTTTGGCGGAGAAGAAAGGAAAGATCTCGATGCAAATTTTGCCACAATGCAGGGAAACCACGTAATTCTTAATATCCCACAGGAGGAAGAGGATATTTGGCTGGAATGCACCAGTAAGACTACCCCCTTCAATTACCTTGGAGATTTTACCGATAACCGGAATGTTCTCCTCATTAAACCGGATGGTGGTGAAATTGTAAAAACCAAGGCATATGCATTTTCAGAAAATTTAATGGAAACCCATACCAAAATCGTACTGGAGGAGTCGGGAGATTTTAATGCAACCGTAAAAAGAACCTCCGGCGGAATCCCTTATGGCAATATTTATCACTTGATGAGTCAAACCAGGAATGACCAAATACTTCATTACAAGGAAAGGTGGCCGCATTTACAAGAGCTGGATTTTCAAACCATCACTTTTGAAAACAACCGGCAGGACCAAAAGTTTACAGAGTTAGTACAGTTCAAAGGTAAAAAACTTACTTCCCGATTAGCTAACGGGTTTTTATTGGGAGTTAATTTCATTTCTGTAGCCACTCACGAGGTTCCACGAATTAACGACAGGAAACTACCTTTCGAGATTGAGAGAGGGCACTCCTATAAAGATACTTTTGAGTTTCATCTTCCCAAAGGATATATGGCAGAATCCATCCCGAAGGAAGAGAATATTGAAACTGAATTCGGAATATATGTGGTTAGGGTAAAAGCCGGTGAAAAAGAGGGGGTAAGGACCATAGAGGTAAGCAGGGAGTATATTTTGTATGAAGGTGAATGGAAGGCAGACAAGTATTCAGATTTCAGGGATTTTATAAAAAAAATAGATTCTTTAAATAACCAAAAGACGATTTTGGTCGCACTAACCTAA
- the dtd gene encoding D-aminoacyl-tRNA deacylase — MRVVLQRVKEASVSIEGKINGEITPGILVLLGIEEADTKEDIEWLCNKICNLRIFNDIKGVMNLSLQDVKGEVLVISQFTLHANTKKGNRPSYIKAARPETAIPLYSEFIQKLSLQLGKPVATGIFGAHMDVALINDGPVTIIIDSKNKE, encoded by the coding sequence ATGAGAGTAGTATTGCAGCGGGTTAAGGAAGCTTCAGTAAGTATTGAAGGAAAAATAAACGGGGAAATTACTCCCGGAATTCTTGTACTTCTTGGGATTGAAGAGGCAGATACAAAAGAAGATATTGAATGGTTATGCAATAAGATATGCAATTTGCGTATTTTCAATGACATAAAGGGTGTGATGAACTTATCCCTTCAGGATGTAAAAGGGGAAGTTCTTGTAATAAGCCAGTTTACGCTTCACGCAAATACAAAAAAGGGAAACAGGCCCAGTTATATTAAGGCTGCCAGACCGGAAACAGCCATCCCCCTGTATTCAGAATTTATACAAAAACTTAGCCTCCAACTAGGAAAACCGGTTGCTACGGGAATATTTGGAGCCCACATGGATGTCGCTCTTATAAATGACGGGCCGGTAACCATAATTATTGATTCAAAAAACAAAGAATAA
- the rsgA gene encoding ribosome small subunit-dependent GTPase A, producing the protein MKGTVYKSTGSWYHVKAEDGNFYKCRIKGKFRLRGIKSTNPVAVGDRVEIDLDEASEEVTGVIKEIGERDNYIIRKSVNLSKQTHIIASNIDQAFLLVTLNNPPTFTTFIDRFLVTAEAYHIKTIILFNKIDTYNEDELAEVKYLAALYREIGYECIGISAVTGKNVDQVKARMTGKTSMISGHSGTGKSTLVNALEPSLDLKTTKISTQSKQGQHTTTFAEMYDLSFDARIIDTPGIKGFGVVEMEKEELGNYFPEFFALRSECKYYNCLHRDEPKCAVKQALEDGKIAWSRYKSYQQIIAGEDEQQYRMDNYEEQ; encoded by the coding sequence ATGAAAGGCACGGTTTATAAATCTACAGGCAGCTGGTATCATGTAAAAGCGGAGGACGGGAATTTTTATAAATGCCGTATTAAAGGGAAGTTCCGGTTACGCGGGATAAAAAGCACAAATCCTGTAGCTGTTGGAGACAGGGTTGAAATTGACCTTGATGAAGCCAGCGAAGAAGTTACAGGCGTAATTAAGGAGATTGGTGAACGCGATAATTACATAATCAGGAAATCTGTCAACCTTTCAAAACAAACCCACATCATTGCTTCCAACATAGATCAGGCTTTTTTACTGGTTACACTTAACAATCCGCCCACCTTTACCACATTTATAGACCGTTTTTTGGTCACTGCAGAGGCCTACCATATAAAAACTATCATTCTCTTTAATAAAATAGATACTTATAATGAAGATGAGCTTGCCGAGGTGAAATATCTTGCAGCCCTTTACCGGGAGATAGGGTATGAATGTATTGGAATATCGGCCGTAACAGGAAAGAATGTAGACCAGGTAAAGGCTAGAATGACTGGAAAAACCTCTATGATCTCCGGGCATAGCGGAACAGGGAAATCTACATTGGTAAATGCCCTGGAACCCTCCCTTGATCTAAAAACCACCAAAATAAGTACCCAATCAAAACAGGGGCAACATACCACCACATTTGCTGAGATGTATGACCTGAGTTTTGATGCGCGTATCATTGATACCCCGGGTATCAAAGGATTTGGCGTGGTGGAGATGGAGAAAGAGGAACTGGGAAATTATTTTCCGGAATTTTTTGCACTTCGTTCTGAATGCAAATACTACAATTGCCTTCATCGGGATGAACCCAAATGTGCAGTAAAGCAAGCTCTCGAAGATGGGAAGATCGCCTGGTCCCGTTATAAAAGCTATCAACAGATCATCGCCGGGGAAGATGAACAACAATACCGCATGGATAATTACGAGGAACAATGA